GGTTTCCTTCTTCCATTCTTTATAGTGCTCCTTGCACAAAATTGCCTTTTTTGTAGATGTGTTGAGTCGCAGTCCAGCATTTTCCACCTTGGATGAGTTCAAAGAGCGAGTCCCATCGTTGGAGCATCCAGTGACGTTACATTTTGCGCCTTTAGATACAATTCCCATAGGTCTTCTTGGGATTGATATTATTTATAGTTGGACTTGATAATTGCCTGAAACAAAATAACTGGTAGTTAAAATTTCCTCAATACCCATTCATAGTAAGAGTGACATGATGTGGAAGAATCTACTTCCTTTTTACTAAATTTTGCATTTAGTGTGTGGACACTCAACAGAAGCTTAGTTTGGAAGTATTGTCAAGTTAGACCATCAATTTCTAGAGCGAGAAAACACATTGAGAGTAATTTGTACAACTTTTGTAATTTTACAACTGATTGACTATTAATTATCTAAAAATTTTGTTCGTCGAGCTTACCTAGCTAGTACAAAATCAATTAGATCCGTTTTATCGCTAGATTCCAGCCTCAATTAATGCGCAAGATTACAATCATGCTCAACGACCAAGACTATTTTGATTTTCTTGCCGAATGTGTAGAGCACGGAAAAGGCTCCGTGGATGAGCTAATCTATGAGATTATCAACTATTATCTGATTGTTCACAGAAGACGATTTAGGCCGAACTTTAGAAAATCCCAGATAAAGAGGCTCTCAGAATGAAGCCCAAGGATGCAAGGCACATTCTGGAACAATTCAGAAATACCGACCCAATGCTAGCTAGAAAAATCTATGACCAGTTATTGAGGTATCAAAGCTTGGATGATTTACTAGAGGATGCATATGAGGGAATGCATGAAGAATCTAGGAAGCAAAAAACCTTGACTTTTGGTTGATGCACCATCTAGCAATTACAACTTTGCTAGTTATGTAATGATGTAGTAAGACTGTTTGTTTTTTTGTAAGGATAACGTTTTTGCAATCATGCGCTCTATCGTTTATAAATGGAGGATTTTTCACAAGTCACATGGGCGGAGCAAAGAAAAAGGGTGCAGCAGCCATGGTAAAATCACAAGATGACTCCAAGGCAAAAGAATCTGGAGGCAGAAAGGACAAGAAAGACAGAAAGGGAGAAAAGACAGAAAGAAAAGCCGAAATTTCAGTTATTCTAGCCGAAGACCAAGCACTCAAGCTCATAAAATCAAACAATTATCTTACTATCCAAGAATTAGCAAAACAAACTGGAGTCAAGATATCAGCTGCAAATGCATGTCTTGTCGGCTTGCTCAAAAAAGGCGCAGTAAAGCGAGCAGGCGGATTTTCAGGGCACTGGATTTACCAATCAGCCTAGATACAGCGAAATCACATCGCCAGACTTTACATCCTTAAGCGCATCGACATTTGCAAGAATTTTTCCAATTGGTGTTAGTGACTTTGACGTGATAACATCAGACACAAACAAACAGATGCTAGAGCCAGATGGTGTAAACGCAATGTCGCCTTTTTTGAATTCCTTTTTCTGTCGCTCTATTCCAGAATTTACCTTTGTTTCAAAATAGACAATGTTTTGGCCCATAAAGTGCGCATTACCATCAAGCGGCAGGGATCTCATGATAATTCCAACTGTTTTTGGGGAGAGGTGTCTTTTCAGCTCGCAGTCTAGCTTTGATTTGCCCTTGATCTCTAGAATTAACCTAGTTGTCGACACGGTACCTGCGCTCATTACATCAGATTGCGCGAATTGGAATATATAACCGCATTAGGGAGTTTTTTCACTTGTCTGATCCTGAAGAAGTTGAGATTGAAGCTCCAGAGGAAATAGAGGGAGAGCCTGAATTTGCCAGACCAGTTGGTGAAGAGGCGGCAGAAGACACCACGATGGAGGATGCCGTCAATGCATACAAGAAGATTTTCGAAACTAAAGAGCTTACAGATGACGAGCGAGTAGAACTGGACAAAAAAATCAAGGCAATGGAAACTCGGGAAATTATCGACATGGACCCAGTCCACGAGGTAATAGAAATCCCGCTTTCAGGTAAAGGCAAATTAGCAATCGGACCACCAAATCTCACTAGATTTGAAAAGGCGAGAATTTTGGGCGCACGCGCATTACAGTTATCACAAGGAGCACCGCCATTTATCGGGATTCCAACAGACGCCAGAACCTCACTGGACATAGCACTAAAAGAGCTTGACGATTACGCAATACCAATTGTCATTAAAAGAA
The genomic region above belongs to Nitrososphaerota archaeon and contains:
- a CDS encoding DNA-directed RNA polymerase subunit K; the protein is MEDAVNAYKKIFETKELTDDERVELDKKIKAMETREIIDMDPVHEVIEIPLSGKGKLAIGPPNLTRFEKARILGARALQLSQGAPPFIGIPTDARTSLDIALKELDDYAIPIVIKRRLPNGDYQNIPIDYFN
- a CDS encoding MarR family transcriptional regulator — translated: MGGAKKKGAAAMVKSQDDSKAKESGGRKDKKDRKGEKTERKAEISVILAEDQALKLIKSNNYLTIQELAKQTGVKISAANACLVGLLKKGAVKRAGGFSGHWIYQSA